In one window of Desulforhabdus amnigena DNA:
- a CDS encoding bifunctional folylpolyglutamate synthase/dihydrofolate synthase: protein MSGYHESIDYLYGLQKYGIKFGLNCTENILNRLGNPHQRLRCIHIGGTNGKGSTAAMLSSILREHGLRVGLYTSPHLVRFTERFRINDVEVSQKRILDVFAKVRRILDDQEPPTFFEVVTAMAFLYFMEEGVDWAIVEVGMGGRLDATNVITPKVSIVTNVSSDHQEFLGNTLGSIAREKAGIIKDRVPVVTGAQQAIVQGILKATCLRHHAELLCLGRDFRVRRNADGSFQYMGLKRRWPSLKMNLTGLHQFGNAALCLAALEVLEREGDLSLVPDAVQKGLLHIHWPARLEVLQENPLIVLDGAHNPQGAESLREALKRCFPHRRLHLVLGIMADKDIQGIFRRLLPLAETVIFTQPRYARAARAEDLKNLALPYVKEHYVIPDVASAIEKARELAGPEDMICITGSLYFAGEVKELFGEPTL, encoded by the coding sequence TTGTCCGGTTACCATGAATCCATTGATTATCTGTACGGTCTCCAAAAGTATGGCATCAAGTTTGGTCTGAATTGTACTGAAAACATACTGAACCGCCTGGGAAATCCTCACCAGCGTCTTCGCTGTATTCATATCGGTGGGACGAATGGAAAGGGATCCACGGCTGCCATGTTGTCGAGCATTTTAAGGGAACACGGGCTGCGGGTGGGGTTGTACACTTCCCCGCACCTGGTGCGCTTTACGGAACGATTCCGCATCAACGATGTAGAAGTATCCCAGAAACGTATCCTGGATGTTTTTGCCAAGGTGCGGCGGATTCTGGACGATCAGGAACCTCCCACCTTTTTCGAAGTCGTGACCGCCATGGCTTTTCTCTATTTCATGGAGGAAGGAGTAGATTGGGCCATCGTGGAAGTGGGGATGGGGGGGAGGCTGGATGCAACGAATGTCATCACGCCCAAAGTGAGCATTGTCACCAATGTTTCCTCCGACCATCAGGAGTTTCTGGGAAACACTCTGGGATCCATTGCCCGGGAGAAGGCCGGAATCATCAAGGATCGCGTTCCCGTGGTGACCGGCGCACAGCAGGCGATCGTGCAGGGAATTCTCAAGGCGACCTGTCTCAGGCATCATGCGGAACTGCTTTGCTTGGGCAGGGATTTTCGTGTGAGGCGTAATGCCGATGGGTCTTTTCAGTATATGGGATTGAAGCGGCGTTGGCCTTCTTTGAAAATGAATCTGACGGGTCTGCATCAGTTCGGGAACGCCGCGCTTTGTCTTGCCGCCCTTGAAGTACTGGAAAGAGAGGGCGATCTTTCCCTCGTTCCCGATGCCGTCCAGAAAGGATTGCTCCATATCCATTGGCCGGCCAGGCTTGAAGTTCTTCAAGAAAACCCGCTCATAGTTCTGGACGGCGCGCACAATCCTCAGGGGGCCGAGTCTTTGAGAGAGGCTCTCAAGCGGTGTTTTCCGCACCGGCGCCTGCATCTTGTCCTCGGAATTATGGCAGATAAGGATATTCAGGGGATTTTCCGCAGACTGCTGCCCCTGGCGGAAACGGTCATCTTCACACAGCCCAGGTATGCCCGGGCCGCACGTGCCGAAGATCTGAAGAATCTCGCCCTGCCCTATGTTAAAGAGCATTATGTCATACCCGATGTCGCCTCCGCCATTGAGAAGGCCAGAGAACTGGCTGGGCCGGAAGATATGATTTGCATTACTGGTTCGCTCTATTTTGCCGGTGAGGTGAAAGAGTTGTTTGGAGAACCGACCCTGTAG
- a CDS encoding LPS-assembly protein LptD, protein MDSKQGPWNISAAKISYDQEKQVYEAEGDVRISSGDRSIEADWALLDTEKQVADLRGHVRLRYGKDWLEGEHVLWNLKEETGTVDEGMVFFSENHFYVHGQSINKTGPMEYALKQGFITSCDPYKPDWKLRYGEMKVNLEGIAWARDTSFWVRNVPLLYTPFVALPVQQKRQSGFLLPWAGFSELNGMELEVPFYWAFREDMDATFYGRYMTKRGWMSGLEYRVASPRWGEGIWLFNYLSDEADKSHLEAQGYPFQTADRYWVRSRHSFELPYEIRGRLDLDLVSDSNYLKEFEKGSSSFDFSDNMFREFFGRGILNDETILARESSLYMDQRHESALLGLDVRYWDQLDRSLNEFTLQKLPSLSFSVIPSRFLGTPLFYSLDSSWVNYWRQEGDRGNRFDVFPRISYPMHWKSYLDIEPSVGVRANSYSVSWQEDDRNSWQGRLLSDVRLEMSSRLNRVYAFNMGNVVAMQHSIRPEVVYEYVPKGLGQDDIPQFDPLDADQTFNEIRYGVTNFFTSKSVLRDADGNQATTYHEFARLQLFHAFNFQPSEPNLNFDFERGEGASSVGMRLDLMPQKYVMLTYDTDFYSTVSSQANHDLIMTLDSGRGHLFRVDYQFRKDYPIDELITEFSVKIMPNVYVNTYHDYSFDKDELYKQGYGIKYIQGCWGLGLTYEKEEEDQRVALSINLLGLGSFGGTYAYSSQNSF, encoded by the coding sequence ATGGATTCAAAACAGGGTCCATGGAATATCAGTGCCGCAAAAATTTCCTATGACCAGGAAAAGCAGGTATATGAAGCGGAAGGGGACGTTCGAATCTCCTCCGGCGACCGTTCGATCGAAGCCGATTGGGCTCTGCTGGATACGGAAAAACAGGTGGCTGACCTGCGGGGCCATGTGCGGTTGCGTTATGGAAAGGATTGGCTGGAAGGCGAACACGTCCTTTGGAACCTGAAAGAGGAAACGGGGACGGTGGATGAGGGAATGGTTTTTTTTTCGGAAAATCATTTTTATGTGCATGGGCAATCCATCAACAAGACAGGACCGATGGAATATGCGTTGAAGCAGGGTTTCATCACCAGTTGTGATCCATACAAACCCGACTGGAAGCTCCGGTACGGTGAAATGAAAGTGAACCTGGAAGGAATAGCTTGGGCGCGGGATACGTCGTTCTGGGTTCGCAATGTGCCGCTTCTCTATACGCCTTTTGTTGCACTTCCCGTCCAGCAGAAGAGACAATCCGGGTTCCTGCTTCCGTGGGCAGGGTTTTCGGAATTGAATGGGATGGAGCTGGAAGTCCCCTTTTACTGGGCCTTTCGGGAGGATATGGATGCGACTTTTTACGGGCGCTACATGACCAAGCGGGGATGGATGAGCGGTTTGGAATATCGCGTGGCAAGTCCCAGATGGGGGGAGGGAATCTGGCTTTTCAATTATCTTTCCGATGAAGCGGACAAGTCTCACCTTGAGGCGCAAGGCTATCCGTTTCAGACGGCGGATCGTTATTGGGTTCGTTCCCGCCACTCCTTTGAACTTCCCTATGAAATTCGAGGACGCCTGGATCTGGATCTTGTCAGTGACAGCAACTACTTGAAGGAGTTTGAAAAGGGATCCTCTTCGTTTGACTTTTCAGACAATATGTTTCGTGAGTTTTTTGGGCGGGGCATACTCAACGACGAGACGATCCTGGCCCGCGAGTCCAGCCTTTATATGGACCAAAGGCATGAATCCGCGCTTTTGGGTCTCGATGTACGGTATTGGGATCAACTGGACCGCTCCTTGAATGAGTTCACTCTCCAGAAACTGCCTTCCCTCTCGTTTTCAGTGATTCCCAGCCGCTTTTTGGGAACTCCCCTCTTTTACTCACTGGATAGTTCCTGGGTGAACTACTGGCGCCAGGAAGGGGACCGGGGAAACCGCTTCGATGTTTTCCCCCGTATTTCTTACCCTATGCACTGGAAATCCTATCTGGATATCGAACCGTCTGTGGGGGTCCGGGCCAATTCTTATTCGGTGAGCTGGCAGGAAGATGACCGTAATTCATGGCAGGGAAGACTGCTTTCCGATGTGCGTTTGGAAATGAGCAGCCGTCTGAACCGGGTTTACGCCTTCAATATGGGGAATGTGGTTGCCATGCAACATTCCATTCGGCCGGAAGTGGTGTATGAGTATGTCCCAAAGGGCCTTGGGCAGGACGATATTCCCCAGTTCGATCCACTCGATGCGGATCAGACCTTCAACGAGATTCGCTATGGCGTGACCAACTTTTTCACGAGCAAGTCCGTCCTCAGGGATGCCGATGGCAATCAGGCGACGACCTATCATGAGTTTGCGCGCCTTCAGTTGTTTCATGCTTTCAATTTCCAACCTTCGGAGCCCAACCTGAATTTTGACTTTGAGAGAGGGGAAGGGGCTTCTTCCGTTGGCATGAGGTTGGATTTGATGCCTCAAAAGTATGTCATGCTGACCTATGATACGGATTTTTATTCCACCGTGAGCAGTCAGGCCAATCATGATCTCATCATGACGCTCGACAGCGGCCGGGGGCATTTGTTTCGAGTGGATTATCAATTCAGAAAAGATTATCCCATCGATGAGCTCATAACGGAATTCAGTGTGAAAATCATGCCCAATGTATATGTAAATACATATCATGATTATTCCTTCGACAAGGATGAGCTGTACAAGCAGGGATACGGAATCAAATACATACAGGGATGTTGGGGACTTGGTCTCACATATGAAAAAGAGGAGGAAGATCAGCGGGTTGCTCTTTCCATTAATTTACTGGGCCTGGGTTCTTTCGGGGGAACATATGCCTACAGTTCTCAGAACTCATTTTAA
- the argC gene encoding N-acetyl-gamma-glutamyl-phosphate reductase: MVRVAIAGASGYTGFELIRILSQHPQAELNMITSRGQAGQRLDAFYPAFRGHCSLTFEYPDPDKLASEADLVFTALPHQAAMDLVPELLKRNLKVVDLSADYRFRDAGVYESWYQKHKTPELLPGAIYGLPELYREHIKTARLVGNPGCYPTSIILATAPLLSKALIDPGTLIADSKSGVSGAGRGASLGVHFCEVNEGFKAYKVGEHRHTPEIEQELSFLAGQKINITFTPHLVPMTRGILSTVYSSLQDGVTPAMVDEAFHSFYANAPFVRLCGSKAFPDTLQVRGSNYCDLGWRVDERTRRVVVVSVIDNLTRGASGQAVCNMNLMSGLPEESGLDTAPWQP; the protein is encoded by the coding sequence ATGGTGCGTGTCGCCATTGCCGGCGCGTCCGGTTATACGGGTTTTGAACTCATTCGGATTCTCAGTCAGCACCCCCAGGCTGAACTTAACATGATCACGTCGCGCGGACAGGCAGGTCAAAGGTTGGACGCATTTTACCCCGCGTTCAGAGGCCATTGTTCTCTCACCTTTGAATATCCGGACCCGGACAAGTTGGCATCGGAAGCAGATTTGGTCTTCACCGCCCTGCCGCATCAGGCCGCCATGGATTTGGTTCCGGAACTCCTGAAGCGGAACCTGAAGGTCGTGGATCTGAGTGCCGACTACCGTTTTCGCGACGCCGGCGTATATGAATCATGGTATCAAAAACACAAGACTCCCGAATTGCTTCCTGGGGCGATTTACGGCCTTCCCGAGCTCTACAGGGAACATATCAAGACTGCAAGGCTTGTCGGGAACCCTGGTTGCTATCCGACCAGCATCATTTTAGCCACAGCTCCATTGCTTTCAAAAGCGCTCATTGACCCCGGGACATTGATCGCCGATTCCAAATCCGGAGTATCGGGGGCGGGGCGTGGTGCTTCTCTGGGAGTTCATTTCTGTGAAGTGAATGAAGGTTTTAAGGCCTACAAGGTGGGAGAGCATCGGCATACACCGGAAATCGAACAGGAACTGAGTTTCCTGGCGGGACAGAAAATAAATATCACTTTCACACCTCATCTGGTTCCCATGACCCGGGGGATACTCAGCACCGTCTATTCAAGCCTTCAGGATGGGGTCACACCTGCAATGGTGGACGAAGCATTCCATTCTTTTTATGCAAACGCGCCCTTTGTAAGACTTTGCGGGTCCAAAGCATTTCCCGATACGCTTCAGGTGCGTGGCAGCAATTATTGTGACTTGGGGTGGAGGGTGGATGAACGCACGAGGCGGGTGGTAGTGGTTTCCGTGATCGATAACCTGACGCGCGGTGCCTCCGGCCAGGCCGTATGCAACATGAATTTGATGAGTGGGCTGCCCGAAGAATCGGGACTGGATACGGCCCCTTGGCAACCCTGA
- the rplM gene encoding 50S ribosomal protein L13, producing MKTISAKFEADQRKWILVDAEDQVLGRLATQIAMRLRGKHLPHFTPHVDLGDFVVVINAEKVQLTGNKWDKKIYYRHTGYMGGVKATTARKLNQEKPERLIRMAVWGMLPKNRLGRQLIKKLKIYSGVEHPHEAQQPERMAL from the coding sequence ATGAAAACAATCAGCGCAAAATTTGAAGCAGATCAGCGAAAATGGATTCTGGTGGATGCCGAGGATCAGGTGCTGGGGCGGCTTGCCACTCAGATCGCCATGCGGCTGAGGGGAAAACATTTGCCTCATTTCACACCACATGTGGACTTGGGTGACTTTGTGGTGGTGATCAACGCTGAAAAGGTGCAATTAACCGGCAATAAATGGGATAAGAAAATTTATTACCGCCACACTGGATATATGGGTGGTGTAAAGGCTACGACTGCTCGCAAGCTCAATCAGGAAAAGCCTGAAAGGCTCATCCGCATGGCTGTTTGGGGTATGCTCCCCAAAAACCGCTTGGGACGTCAGTTGATCAAAAAGCTCAAGATTTATAGTGGCGTGGAACATCCCCACGAAGCCCAGCAGCCGGAGAGAATGGCGTTGTAA
- the truA gene encoding tRNA pseudouridine(38-40) synthase TruA → MSHEHRPKRNFKLVLEYDGSQYHGWQRQQGVLTIQEVLESQLEVMLGGAIGVRASGRTDAGVHARGQVVNFYSRTALRVEEIHRGLNSLLPPDIVVLHVEEVPDSFHARFSAVSKTYEYHILNRVVPSALERGFAWHIRRTLSVEPVLECLEMLRGCHDFSAFMGAGSSVNSTERHIYRAELEHRAADLLVFVFEANGFLRHMVRNLVGTLVEVGVGKRTPHEFSSIMVSRNRCRAGMTAPAHGLYLIAVHYESDDRSL, encoded by the coding sequence ATGAGCCATGAACATCGGCCAAAGCGCAATTTCAAGCTTGTTTTGGAGTATGATGGTTCCCAGTACCATGGATGGCAACGGCAGCAGGGAGTGCTGACCATCCAGGAGGTGTTGGAATCCCAGCTGGAAGTGATGCTGGGGGGGGCTATAGGGGTCAGAGCTTCCGGCAGAACGGATGCCGGAGTGCATGCCAGAGGACAGGTAGTCAATTTTTATAGCCGGACCGCTCTCAGGGTTGAAGAAATTCATCGTGGGCTCAACAGCTTGCTGCCGCCCGATATCGTTGTCCTCCATGTAGAAGAAGTGCCCGATTCTTTCCATGCGCGGTTTTCAGCTGTAAGCAAAACCTATGAATATCACATCCTGAACCGGGTGGTGCCTTCGGCTTTGGAGAGGGGGTTTGCATGGCACATTCGCAGGACTCTCAGCGTGGAGCCCGTTTTGGAATGCCTGGAAATGTTAAGGGGTTGTCATGATTTTTCCGCATTCATGGGAGCTGGATCTTCCGTGAATTCGACGGAAAGGCACATCTACCGGGCAGAACTGGAACATCGCGCAGCCGATCTTTTGGTGTTTGTCTTTGAGGCCAACGGCTTTCTGAGACATATGGTGCGAAACCTTGTGGGGACTCTGGTCGAAGTGGGGGTAGGGAAACGGACACCTCATGAATTTTCAAGCATCATGGTAAGCCGGAATCGATGCCGGGCGGGGATGACCGCTCCGGCACACGGATTGTATTTGATTGCTGTCCACTATGAAAGTGATGACAGGTCCTTATAA
- a CDS encoding pyridoxal phosphate-dependent aminotransferase: MKLAQRVARIQPSATLAINAKARRLKKQGVHIVNFGVGEPDFDTPLHIQEAAINAIKDGQTRYTPVSGIDELKDAICYVIRNDYGLSYARENVLVSCGGKHAIYNLLQALLDPGDEVIIPSPYWVSYPEMVSLIGGKPVTVPCAEEYGFKLHPDALESAITPRTRLLIINSPSNPTGVHYSRSELAGLAEVLLKHEDVAVITDDIYYRILFDGHEWCNLAMVSEALRDRTFIINGVSKTYCMTGWRIGYVVGNADVIRAATKIQSQSTSNPTSISQWASVAAMRGDQSVVQEMVKVFEQRCRYVLECLSKLPGVTCPTPAGAFYVFPNFSHYYEKKVGDRSIKNSLDLADYLMEIAHVAVVPGSAFGEDHCLRLSYALSMEDLQEGFARVARALENLS; the protein is encoded by the coding sequence ATGAAACTGGCTCAACGGGTTGCCCGAATCCAGCCGTCAGCAACTTTAGCGATCAACGCCAAGGCAAGGAGATTGAAAAAACAGGGCGTGCATATCGTCAATTTTGGAGTGGGCGAACCCGACTTCGATACTCCTCTCCACATTCAGGAAGCCGCGATCAATGCCATAAAAGACGGGCAGACCCGCTATACACCGGTGAGTGGAATTGATGAACTGAAAGACGCTATTTGCTATGTGATCCGGAACGATTATGGCCTCTCCTATGCGAGGGAAAACGTCCTGGTTTCCTGCGGAGGAAAACATGCCATTTACAATCTGCTCCAGGCGCTGCTGGACCCGGGCGACGAGGTGATCATTCCTTCCCCTTACTGGGTTTCGTACCCCGAGATGGTGTCTCTTATAGGGGGGAAGCCCGTAACGGTCCCCTGTGCCGAAGAGTACGGGTTCAAGCTGCATCCCGACGCTCTGGAAAGTGCCATCACTCCCAGGACCCGCCTCTTGATCATCAACAGTCCCTCCAATCCCACAGGCGTACACTACAGCCGGTCCGAACTGGCCGGCCTCGCTGAGGTTCTCTTGAAACACGAGGATGTGGCCGTCATCACGGATGATATCTATTACCGAATTCTCTTCGACGGCCATGAATGGTGCAACCTGGCAATGGTCAGCGAAGCGCTGCGGGATCGCACTTTCATTATCAATGGCGTGAGTAAAACCTACTGCATGACGGGTTGGCGCATTGGCTATGTGGTGGGGAATGCCGATGTGATCCGGGCAGCTACCAAGATTCAGAGCCAGTCCACCAGCAATCCGACTTCCATTTCTCAGTGGGCCAGCGTTGCTGCTATGCGAGGAGATCAGTCCGTTGTGCAGGAGATGGTTAAGGTCTTTGAACAACGCTGTCGCTATGTGCTGGAATGCCTGTCAAAATTACCTGGAGTCACCTGCCCGACCCCGGCCGGTGCATTCTACGTTTTTCCAAATTTCAGCCATTATTACGAGAAAAAAGTCGGGGACCGCAGCATAAAAAATTCCCTCGATCTGGCCGACTATCTCATGGAGATCGCCCATGTGGCCGTAGTTCCCGGCAGTGCTTTCGGAGAAGATCACTGCCTGCGTCTGTCTTACGCCCTTTCCATGGAAGATTTGCAGGAAGGATTTGCGCGTGTGGCCAGGGCACTGGAGAATCTTTCATGA
- the rpsI gene encoding 30S ribosomal protein S9, translating to MAEQRFSATGKRKTAVARVWLQPGSGVVVINKKPMDSYVDRETSKMVIFQPLVLTGTYGKLDVSVNVQGGGGSGQAGAIRHGISKALLEYNPEFREVLKRAGFLTRDSRVKERKKYGKRSARARFQYSKR from the coding sequence ATGGCGGAACAGCGTTTCAGTGCAACAGGAAAACGAAAGACAGCGGTTGCTCGGGTATGGTTGCAGCCCGGGTCGGGGGTTGTTGTTATCAACAAGAAACCCATGGACAGTTATGTCGACCGGGAAACCAGCAAAATGGTTATTTTTCAGCCCCTGGTTCTGACGGGAACCTATGGGAAGCTCGATGTCTCTGTGAATGTTCAGGGAGGCGGTGGTTCCGGGCAGGCTGGAGCGATTCGGCACGGTATTTCAAAAGCCCTTCTGGAGTACAATCCGGAGTTTCGTGAAGTTTTAAAACGTGCGGGCTTTCTCACGCGTGACTCCCGGGTCAAGGAAAGAAAGAAGTACGGGAAGCGCAGTGCACGTGCACGATTCCAGTATTCCAAACGTTAA